The DNA window agaagccgcagttttataaaaaaaaataataataaatttagttgTTTTCATTAATGCCTTACCCGCTTCCTCAGCTTTTCGCGTATGAACGGCTTGAAGATAGCAAATAACATGTTGAATATATAGGAATTATTTACAATATGCACCGCCTTGAGGCGCATACAAATGCATTCTTGCACATAATCCAGCAACATGGCGGCAAAAGATGGTGTAAACTGCATAACATGACTCATGGGTAGGCCCTCCATATCAATAATGACTATAGCGCCACAGATTTGTGAAAGCGGTTCGGCCATGGAGCCCAAGACCTAATAGGAAGGTGTCGACTTTAAGATCTTATTTGAATTAAGTTGTGTAAATAAACTTACTGTTAGTTGTATGGTGCGGAAGAGATCGACCAGTGGAGCACGAGAGGGCTTCCATTTCTctgtacaattaaaaatatttatattttttaagacagTTCTAGAAATCAGCATTATTGCTTAAGTTAACTTATGTTTCCAACTCACTTCCTGCTTCAATGGCGAGAATTCGTCGTCCATGTTGATCCCTGTTGGGAAACAATGCCAAAATGTCCTCATCGAAAACATTACGCAGTTTACTAGGCACAATATTCTCACAGGGAGCGCCATATTTCGATTTCATGTGATAGAAGTTCTTCAGCTGTAGGTAAAAGAGACGCAaacgttttataaaaatattggctTAGGTATACAATGTTATAGTTGAATGTCACGTGATCATATTTGCGACCCCACTTACCCTTTTCATCGCCGATTCTGGATAGTAATGGCATGGACGCAGGaacattttcatatattcatCATCCAAAGGCAGCTTTAAGTGTTTTTCCtctgttaaaatattaaaatgtgagaaaataattaatatgtaAAAGCTTTCATTAAACTTTCACTGAAGCTTTCAAAggtattgtataaaaaatttgtttttcaacaaTCTTCAAAAATCACTTTTAGTTTTGATAGAATATAGCTTTGATagaatatagattttttttcaccTAAGGTCTTAAATTTTGATATAGAAGTTTTTTATAAGAGCTTTCATGCAAGTTTAAACTTTCATACAAATTTGAATAACAGTGAAAACTTTCACTTAAGCATGCAAAATCTGTACGTTGTGtaatatttaacatatttttaagctttcgcaaactttttaaaaaagtattattcaCCAAAGCTTTAAATGAAACTTTAAAAAGCGTTTATCTACTTTCCTTTTGCTTTCAAAGTTGTTTGAATGACTTTACTTAAGCtttctacaaatattgtttagcaAAGCTTTCAcagaaatttcaacaaattatgAAATCTTTGATTTCAGTATAGCAGATAAATGCAATGTGAAAGCTTTTACAAAAGCTTTAATGGAACTTACCTTCAATTAACTCGCGCAACTTTTTAATAGCAGGTTCCATTATTTCCGGCAACTCACGTAATTCCTGACGCGCTTTCTCCAAAGCCCATTCTGGTGCTTCTTCTTTCTCCATACGTATAACTGCTGTACCCAAATCGATGTAGGGCACTTGATTGTCATCGTACTGTATGCTCTCGGCCTTGACCATTTTGCGGGCAAATTTGTTGTGTTGGTGTAGTCAAACGGGGTAACTGCCAGTGAAAGAAGTCAGTCGATcattaattagttaattaaatataaaactggattatttatcattaatttataataaatatttttttaagtgtatTTTCAAAACAAGCAATAAGC is part of the Bactrocera dorsalis isolate Fly_Bdor unplaced genomic scaffold, ASM2337382v1 BdCtg334, whole genome shotgun sequence genome and encodes:
- the LOC105228743 gene encoding alpha-tocopherol transfer protein-like, translating into MVKAESIQYDDNQVPYIDLGTAVIRMEKEEAPEWALEKARQELRELPEIMEPAIKKLRELIEEEKHLKLPLDDEYMKMFLRPCHYYPESAMKRLKNFYHMKSKYGAPCENIVPSKLRNVFDEDILALFPNRDQHGRRILAIEAGKKWKPSRAPLVDLFRTIQLTVLGSMAEPLSQICGAIVIIDMEGLPMSHVMQFTPSFAAMLLDYVQECICMRLKAVHIVNNSYIFNMLFAIFKPFIREKLRKRIFFHGKDWKSLTSHVDKNALPVKYGGTGTWELPSGKLLGDFFECYSADYELADTYGFTEEYQKKK